The following coding sequences lie in one Maribacter forsetii DSM 18668 genomic window:
- a CDS encoding DUF6789 family protein → MKNELPKLVLAGILGTVVMTIIMLVAPHMGMPEMAPWKLLAGAMNLPIAVGWILHFLMGILFALGYGYVFAPKVNISNLFLKGIAFGIVALIMAQIGMKVMGVLFEMPPMDGSMPMRLVAMLIGHIVFGVVTVKTIGK, encoded by the coding sequence ATGAAAAATGAATTACCAAAATTGGTATTAGCAGGTATTTTAGGAACAGTGGTAATGACCATAATAATGTTGGTAGCACCACATATGGGCATGCCAGAAATGGCACCATGGAAATTATTGGCAGGCGCTATGAACTTACCCATAGCAGTAGGTTGGATTTTACATTTTCTTATGGGAATTCTATTTGCTTTAGGGTATGGTTATGTATTTGCTCCTAAAGTCAACATCTCTAATCTTTTCTTGAAAGGAATTGCCTTTGGTATCGTAGCACTTATTATGGCACAGATTGGTATGAAGGTAATGGGAGTGCTATTTGAAATGCCACCAATGGATGGTTCTATGCCAATGCGATTAGTGGCGATGTTAATTGGTCACATAGTATTTGGTGTGGTTACTGTAAAAACTATAGGAAAATAA